Part of the Citrus sinensis cultivar Valencia sweet orange chromosome 2, DVS_A1.0, whole genome shotgun sequence genome, GAAACCTCACAAACTTGCAATCTTTGAACTTAGGATACAATAGTTTATATGTCAGCAAATTTGGGTGGCTTTCTCATCTCAATAAACTGACACAACTTGATCTGGATTTTGTCGACCTTAGCGAAGCCTCTGATTGGTTGCAAGTAATCACTAGTCTTGCGTCACTCAGGGACTTGTACTTAGCATCGTCTACTCTTCCGAGTATCAATCGTCCATCTCTCTCCTCAATGAATTCTTCTACATCTCTTGCCCTTCTTGATCTTTCTTCCTGTGGTCTCTCTAATTCAGCTTACCATTGGCTGTTCAAAATCAGCAGCAACCTTCTTGCTCTTGATCTCAATAGCAACCAGTTGGCTGGTCCCATTCCCGATTATGCTTTCTCAAACATGACTGCTCTTCAGCACCTTAACCTCTCTTTGAAtcaaatttctgcaatttcaAAGTCCTTCGGAAATATGTGTGGTTTGAAAacattacatttattttacaaCAACCTTACTGGACAACTTCCAGAGCTATTTCTCAACTTGTCTGGTTGCTCCAAAAATTCATTGGAGATTTTAAAGTTGGGAGGGAACAAGCTTACAGGGTCATTGCCTGATATCACGGAGTTTTCGTCCTTGCAAGAATTGCATCTTTTCGACAACAAATTGGATGGTTCTTTTCCAGAGAAATTTATGAAACCTTCACCGCTCGTCATATTGAACTTGGATGGAAATCAGCTTTGGGGATCATTACCTGATCTTTCAGTCTTTCCGTTCCTGACACGTTTAGATGTCAGTGACAGCCGATTAAATGGAACAGTAAGTGAAGGTCTTGGACGGCTTTCCAAGCTGGAATTTTTGGATCTTTTTGGAAATTCCTTGGAAGGTATGATCACTGAATCTCACGTGTCAAATCTCTCGAAATTGAAGTATATGGACTTTTCTTTCAACTCTCTAGCTCTGAATTTCAGTTTCGGTTGGTTTCCTCCTTTCCAGCTTGAGTACATCGGTTTGCTGAATTGCAAATTGGGACCTCATTTTCCAAAATGGCTCCAAAGTCAAAAGAATTACTACTTTCTTGATATCTCAGATACTGAAATCTCAGATGCTGTTCCCAGTTGGTTTTGGGACCTTTCTCCCAatctatattatttaaatctcTCTCATAACCACTTGGAAGGCACAGTGCTGGATTTATCATTGAATTATGCTGGGTATCCCGGTATTGATCTCAGTTCCAATGATTTTGAAGGTCCAGTACCACCAGTTCCTGGCAATGTAACATCATTAAATCTTTCTAACAATAAGTTTTCAGGGCCAATTTCTTCCTTGTGTTCAATTTCTGGAGAGTATTTTAGCTATCTTGATGTCTCGGATAACCTGCTGTCAGGAGAGCTCCCTGATTGTTTGCTGCGGTGGCAAGCTTTAGCTGTTCTGAATTTGgcaaacaataatttttctggAAATTTTCTGAACTTTGTGGGTTCTGCATGCCCATTGGAATCATTCAATGTGCGCAATAACAGCTTTGTTGGAGAAATTCCTCCTTCCTTGAAGAAGTGCAACGAGCTGAAGATTATTGATGCTGGAGATAACAAATTTTCTGGGACAATACCGGCGTGGATAGGAGATACCCTACCAAAATTGGCAATTCTTAGCCTGCGGTCGAATCAGTTTCATGGAAGCATACCTCGAAACCTTTGTCAGCTATCAAAGATCCAATTACTGGACTTCTCTTTGAACAGTATTTCAGGAGCCATACCGAAGTGCATCAACAATCTAACTGAAATGGTTGAAAAAGCGAGTTCCAATTCTACCATTACgcatatatatgtttattacCGCAGTGCCACCCTGGATGGTTTTGTATCCAAGTACGATGACGTAGCAGTAATAGTATGGAAAGGAACTGATCAACAGTACAAGAAGACCCTGGGACTTGTAAAGAGCATTGATCTTTCAAGCAACAAGTTACATGGAGAAATTCCTGAGGAAATCACCAGTCTTGGAGGATTAATATCCTTGAACTTGTCAAGAAATGCTTTAACTGGACCGATCGCATCAAAAATTGGTCAGTTAAATTTGCTAGATTCTCTTGACTTGTCAAACAATCAGCTTACTGGTGAAATACCTGAAAGCTTGTCGCTGCTGAACTACCTCGGTGTATTGGACTTATCAAACAACAACTTGTCAGGAAaaattccttcaagcaacaaACTACAGGGATTTGATGCCTCTGCATATGCAGGAAATCTTGAACTTTGTGGTTCTCCTCTTCCAGTAAAGTGTCCGGAGGATGAACCAGCTCAATCCCCGGCCATCACTATGCAGCACAGTGAGGATGGGATCGTAAGTACGGGTTTTTATGTCAGTGTGGCTCTAGGCTTCATTGTAGGATTCTGGGGATTTGTCAGCTCTCTACTGTTGAACAGGTCATGGAGACGTGCTTACTGGCAGTTTTTAGACCATACAAAGGAAAGGCTCTGCACTAACACGGTACCCAATGCAGCTAAACGACAGAGATGAACTAATAGGCCAACGGCTGAATTGTAACTCTTTGTCTCGCTCCGTATCTCTTTGTTATGGTAACTTGTTCTTAATTACTGAAGGCCTTCCTGAGGTagtaaattttaatcttttcatgCCTTCTTGTTCTCAAagtgtttgaaatgttgattttCTGAAGGCTGACTAAGAGCCCTTAAAATTTACATAGCTTTTcgttgctttttcttttttcccaatTGGATGCCACTTACAGAAATATAAGAACTCCTGCTAATCTCTCTTTGTAATTGTTTCGAtcgatttcattttttttctttctactGCTAAACTTCGAATCCAAGACACAACAGAGGCAGATGTCATCGGTGCGCTGACTAATGAGAGTTAGAAAtcccatttaaaaaaaaaaaaaaatactgtcattcttttatttttgcaagTCAGATGAAtctaaattttaacaattggaAACTTTGGAGCGTTGCTAAAAGGTTAACCCATGTTTAGCTGTATCGTGAAAATCAGAAGCATTTTGCTACCTTTGTTTCCTTAAATTATTGCTTGCATGGCCAGTACAGAGACAGATAACCACAAAACTATACTAAAGTAATTGAATGGCATTACAAGCAGACTACAGAACCACTTATGCTACTATCAGTTTATTTAGGCAAAATCCCTGCTGTGTGTAAACAACTCTATACAAATCCGTGGCTGCAGAGCATTCAGGGTCCTTGTAATTCCACTGCACCAATTACACGCTATGCTTACAATCCTATATTATGTTCATACACAAAGCTTCCCACTGCCTTCGTCTTCAGAAGATAGCTAGGCATCTTTTGGCATTGCAGCAACTAAGGAAAAAGAATATGATAGAGCACATTAGCAGCTACAGGGTACATCAATTAGACGTAGAACAAGTTAAACATTGACAGAGTTACTTACCAATTATCTTCCAATCTGCTGCAGCGAATTGAACGTACTCACTACTGTGAAGAAATAGACTTGTTCTTCATATCCGAAAATATTCATATCTCCATGAACTGTTCAGAAGTATGGTGCCACAAACTCCCCAGAAGCCTGCAATGAATCCAAGAACTATGCTAACATAAAATCCTGTGGTTATGATTCCGTCCTCGCTGTCGGTAATGGCCGGATCTTGAGCTTGTTCTTCTCCTGGACATTTATTGGGAAGGGGGAGACCACAAAGCTCGGGATTTCCACTATATGTGGAGGCATCAAAACTCTGTAGTTGAGTACTTGATGGTATTTTTCCTGTCAAGTTGTTATTCGACAGATCCAAGACACCAAGAAGACTCAACTGAGAAAGGCCTTCAGGTTGCACGCATAAGCATGTTCTTCGACAAGTCAAGTGAATTCAACAGAGTCAGCCCACCAATTTTTGAGGGAATTGGTCCGGTTAAACTGTTTTTGGATAGGTTCAAGGAGATCAATCCCACAAGGCTCGTTACTTCAGGAATTTCCCCGTATAATCTGTTGCTCGAAAGATCTATGCTTTTTACTAGTCCAAGTGTGTTTCGATATTCCGAATCTTTTCATTTCCACACCAGAAATGCATGGTCATTGTAATAGTCTGTACGAAGAGGATATCTAATCATTGCATTTGAACTCTTGTTTGCTGTCATTGCTGTTAAATTGTTGAGGCATTGTGGTACAGTTCCTGAGATATTGTTTTGAGATAAGTCCAAAACTTGAATCCTTTGCAAATGACAAACTTGTACAGGCACTCTTCCATGGAAGTTATTGGATCGCAAACTGAGAACAACCAAATCGGGTAGACTATCACCAATCCATGCTGGTATTATTCCAGAAATTTTGTTGTGTCCTAGATCAAGAACTGTCAACTGTGTGAAACTCTTCACAGATGAAGGTAACTCTCCAATGAAACTGTTGTTGCGTAAATGCAATGATAGCATCATACAATTGAAGTCCATTGAGTCTGGAATTTTGCCAGAAAACTTATTGTTTGCCAAATTCAAAACTgttagtttttgaaaattctttgAACAATTAGGAAGCTCTCCAGATAATAGGTTATCTGAGAGGTCTAAATACCTAAAATGCTAATCACTAATCTGACATAAGAAAGAAAGTGATCCagaaaacatatttttgaAGAGAATTAAAGATGTTACAGTAAGAGGAATTGGTGGTATTTTACCCTCGAAACTATTTGCACTGAGATCGATTTCAGGAGGATATGCTGTAAACTTCTGTGATAAATCTGGTAACATGCCTGTGAAGTGGTTATGTGAgagatttaaataataaagatttgGAGAGAGATCCCAGAACCAATTGGGGACAGTGTCTGAAATTTCAGCAGCAGAGACATCAAGCTCTGAAAACTTATTTTGAGTTTGGAGCCATTTTGGAAACTGAGGCCCCTGTTTGCAAGCACCCAATCTAATGATATTGAGCTCAAAGGAAGGAACCCAACCAGAGCCGAAGTTTAAAATCAGTGAATTATGAGATAAGTCCAAATATGTTAATCTCGAGAGATTTGATAGATGGGCTTCGGTGACCATACCTTCCAAAGAATTTGAAGCAACATCCAAGAGCTCGAGCTGGGACAGCTGTCCTATACTCTTGGTCAAGGTTCCAGTGAACCTGTTGTTGTTAAGATATAGTACTTTCATGGACAAAAAGACACTGAAATCAGGTAATGAGCCCCCAAGTTGATTGCTATCGAGCTCCAGTATGCTAAGATTTGATTGTTGTCCAAAACTTCTTGGAAAAGAACCATCAAGCATATTGTCATAAAGATGCAATTCTTTCAAAGATGAAAACAAAGTAATATCAGGTAATGAACCACGTAGCATGTTGCTGTTTAATTGCAAAATCTCTAATGTGTCTCTGCTACAATTGGACAGTTTGAGAAATAGATTGGGTAAGAGATCAGTGAGATTGTTGCTATCTTGATATAAAGCCCTCAATCTGCACAAGTTCCTAAAGGATTTTGGAACACTGACTAGTTGGTTATTACTAAGATCAAGATATGACAGAGAAGTTGGGTTCGGAAAAGCAGAATCAGGAATGGAGCCTTGTAACTTGTTAGAAGAGAGATCAAGATAAACAAGACTGCTACTAGAGTTGAACAGCCAGTAGTACACTGAATTAGACACATCATTCAGAGAGAGATCAAGATGAGCAAGAGATCTGGAAGAATTACTGAAGGaaacagaagaagaagctaTGACTGATGGAAGATTGCACCCTCTTAATTGCAACTCCGTTAAAGAAGGAAGTTGGCTAACTACTTGCAGCCAATCTGTTGCTTCTCCAAGATTAACTTGATTTAGACGAACGTGTTCCAAGAAGGAGAGCTGAGAAAGCCACTCAAGCTTCTTAGAAAGCATGTCAAAGTTAAAGCTGAGATCAAGATACTGCAAGCTTGTTAGATTCCCAAGTTGATACGGAACTCTCCCAGTGAAACCGGCATTGGAGAGATCAAGATgccttatatttttaaggGAGCCAATGAATGCTGGGATTTGCTTTCCTCCAAAATCATTGTATTTCATGTTCAAATAATTCAAGTGCTGCAGTCCAATCAAGGAAGAACTGATGTTACCTCTCAAGGGCATGTAAGATCTGAACTGAAGATTGAGCATGGTAACGTGCCCAGTTTGATTGCTACAGCTGACACCTCTCCATTTGCAGCAATCTTTTTTGTCATCTTCGTTTCCCCATGAAGAGAGATGACCATATTCATCAATAAGGCCTTGTTTGAACATTAGAAGAGCTTGCCTTTCCCTTTCTATGCACTTTATGTCAGCATCTCCTTCTCCTGTGCTTAATCCAACCGCAGGTTTCATGCACAGCGAAAGCAAAATGAAGACGAAGAGCAGTTGAAGAGACCTGCATCTGCCACCACCGATTACCATAATGaccatcaaaataaaaattgtgaaGAGTGTAAATTGCATAATCTTCTTTATTCAGGCCTTAGGGCCAAAAGGTTATTGACGGACTAATTTATATAGATAAAGATAATGGCATTTAGGTACCTTCATCTATTTTacgaaaaaaaattgataaataaaaagatgcaAGTTTCAACAGGCTTATCAGTTTTAG contains:
- the LOC102606618 gene encoding receptor-like protein EIX2 translates to MSTIMSESTVQIFFYALMLLLAFGFNSGVAEAGMKCIEKERQALLMFKQGLVDDCGYLSSWGSDEGRKDCCKWSGVQCSNRTGHVIMLNLKYKVDPVCPNRPLRGNINSSLLELQHLNYLDLSVNDFLGNPIPEFIGFFTKLRFLDLSLANFSGRIPYQLGNLTNLQSLNLGYNSLYVSKFGWLSHLNKLTQLDLDFVDLSEASDWLQVITSLASLRDLYLASSTLPSINRPSLSSMNSSTSLALLDLSSCGLSNSAYHWLFKISSNLLALDLNSNQLAGPIPDYAFSNMTALQHLNLSLNQISAISKSFGNMCGLKTLHLFYNNLTGQLPELFLNLSGCSKNSLEILKLGGNKLTGSLPDITEFSSLQELHLFDNKLDGSFPEKFMKPSPLVILNLDGNQLWGSLPDLSVFPFLTRLDVSDSRLNGTVSEGLGRLSKLEFLDLFGNSLEGMITESHVSNLSKLKYMDFSFNSLALNFSFGWFPPFQLEYIGLLNCKLGPHFPKWLQSQKNYYFLDISDTEISDAVPSWFWDLSPNLYYLNLSHNHLEGTVLDLSLNYAGYPGIDLSSNDFEGPVPPVPGNVTSLNLSNNKFSGPISSLCSISGEYFSYLDVSDNLLSGELPDCLLRWQALAVLNLANNNFSGNFLNFVGSACPLESFNVRNNSFVGEIPPSLKKCNELKIIDAGDNKFSGTIPAWIGDTLPKLAILSLRSNQFHGSIPRNLCQLSKIQLLDFSLNSISGAIPKCINNLTEMVEKASSNSTITHIYVYYRSATLDGFVSKYDDVAVIVWKGTDQQYKKTLGLVKSIDLSSNKLHGEIPEEITSLGGLISLNLSRNALTGPIASKIGQLNLLDSLDLSNNQLTGEIPESLSLLNYLGVLDLSNNNLSGKIPSSNKLQGFDASAYAGNLELCGSPLPVKCPEDEPAQSPAITMQHSEDGIVSTGFYVSVALGFIVGFWGFVSSLLLNRSWRRAYWQFLDHTKERLCTNTVPNAAKRQR
- the LOC127900262 gene encoding receptor-like protein EIX2, with protein sequence MDFNCMMLSLHLRNNSFIGELPSSVKSFTQLTVLDLGHNKISGIIPAWIGDSLPDLVVLSLRSNNFHGRVPVQVCHLQRIQVLDLSQNNISGTVPQCLNNLTAMTANKSSNAMIRYPLRTDYYNDHAFLLSLLGVLDLSNNNLTGKIPSSTQLQSFDASTYSGNPELCGLPLPNKCPGEEQAQDPAITDSEDGIITTGFYVSIVLGFIAGFWGVCGTILLNSSWRYEYFRI
- the LOC107175888 gene encoding receptor-like protein EIX1 gives rise to the protein MVIGGGRCRSLQLLFVFILLSLCMKPAVGLSTGEGDADIKCIERERQALLMFKQGLIDEYGHLSSWGNEDDKKDCCKWRGVSCSNQTGHVTMLNLQFRSYMPLRGNISSSLIGLQHLNYLNMKYNDFGGKQIPAFIGSLKNIRHLDLSNAGFTGRVPYQLGNLTSLQYLDLSFNFDMLSKKLEWLSQLSFLEHVRLNQVNLGEATDWLQVVSQLPSLTELQLRGCNLPSVIASSSVSFSNSSRSLAHLDLSLNDVSNSVYYWLFNSSSSLVYLDLSSNKLQGSIPDSAFPNPTSLSYLDLSNNQLVSVPKSFRNLCRLRALYQDSNNLTDLLPNLFLKLSNCSRDTLEILQLNSNMLRGSLPDITLFSSLKELHLYDNMLDGSFPRSFGQQSNLSILELDSNQLGGSLPDFSVFLSMKVLYLNNNRFTGTLTKSIGQLSQLELLDVASNSLEGMVTEAHLSNLSRLTYLDLSHNSLILNFGSGWVPSFELNIIRLGACKQGPQFPKWLQTQNKFSELDVSAAEISDTVPNWFWDLSPNLYYLNLSHNHFTGMLPDLSQKFTAYPPEIDLSANSFEGKIPPIPLTVTSLILFKNMFSGSLSFLCQISD